The sequence below is a genomic window from Rhinopithecus roxellana isolate Shanxi Qingling chromosome 7, ASM756505v1, whole genome shotgun sequence.
AAGGATTTTCAGTCCTGTGGGTTGTAACCAGAGGCCACAGGAGGATTCTGCCTTAGGCTCATGAGATTTCCAACTTGCTGTTCAAGAAAATGCCTTGTGAAGTGACAACAGTAGCTATGACCCAACTGCCAGGAGCCTTGCTAGTTCCTATACGTCCCACTGGATCCTCACAGCCCTGGGAAGCAGGTGCTACTACTCTTATCCCCAGGAGGAGACAGGCCGAGAGAGGTTAAGTGACgtgcccaagtcacacagcttgGCAGCGGCCGGGTCGAGACACCAGCGTCAGCAGTCTGTTTGCAGACCCCTCACTGTCACCCCCTGAGCCAGTGCGTCTTGGGCCCTGGGGTCAGGATGTCTCAAGCGTGGAGGCATCACCGGTTTGTGGCAGTCTCTGGAAGGTCCCTGAGCTCTGTGCCCAGAATTGAGTCGGGGGAGTCTGTAGAGAGGTGGCCCTGTGTGTGGGGACAGTGTGACACACTGCTTTGGAGGGACGCCTCTCCCGTGACCTCCTAGCATCACATCCCAAAGGAACAACTGTTGCAGAGATGGACCTCTGGGCACAAACCCACGTGCGTTTCTCTGGAGACACTGGCCAAGGAAAACAAGACATGCTCGAAGGCCAACAGCTGCATGCCCCACCACGATGTGACCGCAGAGACCCGGGGTGTAGAAGAGTGTCTCTGCTTGGTGGGGGGACATAGGACCAAGGAGAGGCGGGAAGAAGGCAGCCTCCGACTCGCCACTGGACTGCATGGTGACGCTGGTGGGGCAGTCAGCTAAGCCATTTGCGTAAGTGGCCTTCAACATCTGCGTGCTGGGGACCGACAGTGGGGGTGTGTTAGGTGGATCTGTATGGAGCACATTGCTGCCACTGGCTAGGACAGGGTGGAAAGGGTGGCGTGGCTACAGCCTGACCCGTGGGCACCATCCTACCCTTTATTCTGTGCTTCAAAGTATCAGTCGTGCTGGTGTTTGTGGGCCCATGACTCAGACGGTGAGCTCTGACTTTCCTGAGCCAGGGCTTTGCTGTGGTTCTGCCTGGCTCAGGAACTCTAGGACAAGGGGACCGCTCCAGGTCAGCACCTAAGGTGCGGCAGGGCCCCTCGACACTCCTGTGTACTAGTGTCGTCTTTCCCATTGAAATGACTGTGAGGACCAGAATGTGCACATGCAGATGGGCAGCTACTTGTCTGCCTTGGCTCTTTATTACATAACTTGCTGGGTTTGTGAAGATGTCACCCCCCCCAGCAGTCAGAGCCCGTTTGTGATGTCGTGGGGCTGGTTACATGACTGCCAAGGGGCGCTGCTGGCCACACTGCACTAGCAAGCCATCACTGAGTGTGGCTCTCTGTGAAGAAAGAAATTCGAGAGGACAGGGTCATGGCTTGGACAGGGTGCCTTTTCCTCCCCAGTTGCACTCAGAGACCTACCTTCACCCAGCAGATCCTTCCCCTGCCTGGGATGACCCGGTGTCCACTGGGAGCCCTAACTTCAGGCTGCTGACAGAAGAACTCGCTTTCCAAGCTCTGGCCGAGGAGGCTTCGTTTAGAAGGCCGCGCCCTGATGGTGACATCCCGCCCCAGGGAGAAGACaatctcctctccctcccttttccgCAGAAACTGTGGAGACTGGTCAGCAGCAATCAGTTTTCGTCCATCTGGTGGGATGAAGGAGGGGCTTGTATAGTGATCAATCAAAAACTCTTCGAAAAGGAGATTCTCGAAAGGGACGTCGCACACAAAGTGTTTGCCACGGATTCAATAAAGAGCTTCTTCCGCCAGCTAAACTTCTATGGCTTCCGAAAACGGCGTCAACGCTCTTTCAGGACCCTCACCCACGTTTTCCCCGCACAAAGGCCGGTCTCCATCTTGAATAAGGTAATGAACGACAAGCCTCTGGAGGGGTTAAGTCTGTGGGCTCTGGGTCCTGGTCGGGTGGAAGTCCCAGGACTGCCTCCTGGGAAGTGGGCGACCTCAGGCAGGGTGTGGGGCCATCACTGTGGGCCTGTGTCCCCCTCTGGGTGGAGGTGACATGAACTAAGAGTGAATGTGGGGAGAGGGCTGAGGATGGTGCCGGCCCCTCTGGAGTGTGTAAAATATCACAGGTGCTAAGTAGCCGTATCTGCATGTCCTCCTACCCGGGACCAGCCATGTCCTCTGGTGGTTGCTGTGTCCCCCTGACTCCATAGCGCTTTACCCCGTGAGGTGAGCAGGCCAGGGGAGTCTGGTATTTGTACCACTATCACCCTAGCTGGTGTCGGAGAAGTGCTCAAGTTGAAGCACTGACGGGCCCCTGGCACGGGAGGTGCAGACGCTCCTGCTGCCCTTGGTAGGTAGGGCCCCTGGTGTGGAAGAGCCAGTGCCCAGGACCTCCAGCCCAGCTGGGGTGCATTCTGTTACCAGCTGACACTGTGGGGGAGGCCCAGAATCATCTTCCCTCCTGGTCTGCAACTTCAAAGACCCCTTCCGCCGGCCGTGGCCACCCTAATCTGCCATTTTGAGGCTTTTTACGAGACGGAAAGGCCCGCCACAAATTGGTAAACCTTGATGATGTGAACACGAGTCCCCAGCTTCCTTTGGGGACTGGGACCTTTTCCAGAAAGTCCTCCTGGGCCAGTAGAGTTCTCTTGCACAGGGGCGTAGACGGTTGGGAGTTGCAGTTCATCCTTGTGACTtgcagtttccttttctttattaaaactTTGACTCATAGTTAGAGTTCTACTGCCATCCCTACTTTCAAAGAGACTCCCCTCACCTCCTCGTGAGGATGAAGAGAAGAGTAGGCGTCAAGTCTGCACCAGGACATCAGGAGGAGGACAAGCCAGAAGCTGCTGGATCCTGTCTGGCACCAGCAGACACTGAGCAACAAGATCACACATCTCCGAATGAGAATGATCAGGTCACACCGCAACACCAGGAACCGGTGGGTCCCAACACCCAAATCAGAAGTGTCTCTGCTCTACCAGCAATTCCTGTGATGGTGCCCGATCCCGCCATGGCAAGTGACAACACTCCAGTGACCCAGCCGGCCGGCGAGTGGTCAGAGGGCAGCCAGGCTCACGTCACCCCGGTGGCCGCTGTCCCTGGGCCTGCAGCGCAGCCCTTCTTCTCTGTCCCCAGATCTCCCACCCAGATGAATTCTTACGGGCCTGTGGTGGCCCTTCCCACAGCGTCCCCCAGTACCCTTGCCATGGAGACCACAAGACTTCCTGCGCCTGGCATGCTGCCCTTTTGCCATCTCTGGGTGCCGGTGACCCTAGTGGCTGCTGGGGCTGCGCAGCCTGTTGCCTCCGTGGCCATGTTCCCCCATGCCCTAGCTCTGCACCACCATTGCCCCCACAGCCACCGCACATCACAGTACATGCCAGCTAGCGATGGCCCCCAGGCATACCCAGACTACGCAGACCAGTGCACATAGAGGCGAGCATTTGGGCAGAATATGTGCTGGTCAATAAATGTGTCACAAAATGAGTAATTCTCTCACTGCACAAAAGAGTCTTCATGGTCTccgtcctttttctttctttgcagtcGAGTACCCCCCTCCGACATCTTTGGCTTGCATGATAAAGACTTCAGCCTAGCACGCCTCCCTGGAAAAATGCCCAGGAGATACTCGAGCAGGTGCTGGGTTTTAGGAAGCCCCTCAGACATCCTGCCTCTGCTCATTAAAAATTACCtggagctggccgggcgcggtggctcaagcctgtaatcccagcactttgggaggccgaggcaggcagatcacaggtcaggagatcgagaccatcctggctagcacggtgaaaccctgtctctactaaaaatataaaaaattagccgggcatggtggtgggtgcaggtagtcccagctactcaggaggctgaggcaggagaatggaatgaacccaggaggcggagcttgtagcgagaggagatcgcgccactgcactccagcctgggtgacagagcgagattccctctcaaaaaaaaaaaaaaaaaattacctggagcTGCTCGCTGAGTGCCAATTGTGCTGCTAGCATTGACGGCCTAGGGTTCACAATGTCACCGTGTTGCTGGCCACACCTTGTCATGGCGGTGCCTTTATATAACAGGATCTTCACTTTACATACAGATGAGATCACGTCTGGCTTTGTCATTGGGTTAAAAAGTGCCCTTGTTAGTTGTGGAGGTCACAGATACTACCAAGGAGTCCTACGGGTTTACAGTTTAGAGGGTGCTCATTAGTGTCTGGTGAACAGGATTTACGTTTGGCTTTTATGTCTGTACTGGAGCCAGTGGGGTTTGTTACTTCCTTCCTTGATTCCCCCACTACGcccccactttttctttcttgttttttttccttccttccttccttccttccttccttccttccttccttccttccttccttccttccttccttccttccttccttcccgtctctctctctctgtctctttcgctccctccatttcttccttctctttctttctttttgagtcaaaaattaatttaaaagatatCATGTTTTAACTAAGGAAGCAGCCTTTTATGGTGACTTGGAGTGTTCAACTTAGAACACATGCTATCATCAACGAATAGGTTCAAGTTCTTACCGTAGACACAACTGGGCACAGACATCAAAACAGCTCTGAAATCAGGGCGTGCAGACAGCCCCAACACCCACACATATCCCTGTCTGTGATTTTTAATTTGACAGTAGGTGGCAGAGTCCTGGGAGAAATGGGAAGAGGCCATAAGAGAATGCAGACATGGGAATGGATTAATTCACAGTCCAGCCATGGTCTGCAGGTGGATCTCCCCGTCTCGACCTGCTCACTTACAAATGGGTGCTCATTTACAAATTGGTGTGAATCACATTTCATCATTTGTGAGCGCCTTAGCTTCCAAGAAGTACaattttcatatgtatttcttGGACTGGATACATCTGCCTCCAGAGTTTGAATCATGCAAAGATGCTGCCACTTAAAAACCtctttcctggccgggcgcggtggctcgtgcctgtaatcccagcattttgggaggccgaggtgggtggatcgtgaggtcaggagatcgagaccatcctggctaacacggtgaaaccccgtctctactaaaaatacaaaaaaaaaaaaaaaaaaaaaaaaaaaagccaggcgttgtggcaggcacctgggcAGCTggggctactcgggaggctgaggcaggagaatggtgtaaactcgggaggcggagtttgcagtgagctgagatcacgccactgcactccagcctgggcaatagagtgagactccgtctcaaaaaacaaaacaaaacaaaaactcttccCTACAAACTTACACCGCTCCAATCCTGGTTTCCCTGTAAATCTCAACttgacgcagtggctcacgcctgtcatcccagcactttgggagactgaggcaggtggatcacgaggtcggaagttcaagaccagcctggccaagatggtgaaaccctgtctctactaaaaatacaaaaattagccgggcacattggcaggcacctgtaatcccagctactcgcgaggctgaggcaggagaatcgcttgaactcggggggcagaggttgcagtgagtcaagaccacgccactgcactccagcctgggcgacagagtgagactctgtctcaaaaaaaaaaaaaaaaaaaagaaaaagaaaaaaaagatactgttAGAAGAAAGGGACAAAATATATAGATGGAGAGAAAATATTAGTAATCTGATGTCTGATAACTCATATGCTAAATAAATACCAAACTTTTAACATTCAACCATTTGGAAGCAAAGAATCCAATTAAAGATGGAAATCATTTGAAGACATTCACCAATGAAGATACacagaaatacatatacattcaCCAATGAAGatacacatatgaaaagatgatcaCCATAATTATTCACTAATAATGCAAATGTCAACAGCACTAAGATTCCTCTACCCACCTTTTACAATGGATAGAATTCAAATACCTGAGAATTCCaaattctggagaggatgtggaattCTCATTCATAGCTGGTAGACAAGAAAAATGTTACATTCACTCTAGAAGGCCTTTTGGCCCTTTCTTAGGTAGTAAAACAGACTTACCATTAGACCCATCAGTCATACTCCTAGGTTTTACCTAAGTGAATTGGAAACTTGGGTTCTCACATGGAAAATCGTGTACACGAATGTATGTAGTAGTTTATTCATAGTCGCCAACCAAGATGTCCTTGAAGAGGTGAATGGATAAAACCAGTGGGACATCCACAAACTGAAAGTGTATTCAAAGTTCAGTCTACCCTCAAATATTCCAGGACAGGAAATTTTGGAGGCCAGTTCAGCCAAGTGGCAAGGGAAAATGAATCACCATCTTATCTCAACTCTTCCAATGCATCCAAAACATGGGCAATTGTTCAACTCGTTCTCCCAGGCTCGCTCTCCTGGATTCAAAAACAGATGAAGGCACCCAAGCACTCACGAAAAGAATTTGTGAGGCAAGTGTTCACTCATATCGCAGCACATGTCATAAACAGATAATCACATATCCAACACAACAGTGGATTAACCAAAGAAGCCACCTGTACGTGTGGAATAAGAATACGATTAAATGTTAgcaaaaaaatcaattctaattCCCTGCATACAAGAtagactagaagaaaaaaaactgccATGACAATGGGTACAGGAAAAGGCTCTGAAAGAAATTCTATGTAAGTACAAATTAACAACGTTTAGCAAACTAACATTAAAAGGAACTTCCATTTCCTAAAATCAGCAGCAAGCATATGTAAATGTGAAATGTCAGAAGGGAGCCATTCAGGGCAGTGACCAGTCATTGACATATGCCGTCACCATTACCACCCACATCTGCAGTgaacatcaaaatgaaaaagagcCAGAGCTATGgatgacaaaatgaaaatgagatacgAAGACTGCAAAGAAATAGATAGTATGTGTTAACTATATGATTGTCTGCATAGAAAATTCAAAGGAATAGACACATTGATTACTCAAACGAGTAAAAGACTTCAGAAAACATCATATAGAAGATCATTACAGCGAAATCAAGAGCCTTGCCACACAAAAGCAACTTAGTgcgtaaaatagaaaatagaaaatataccaTTCACAACAGCATTAAAATCCACAATGTGAATAAGAAGAGCCTAACAAGACCTTTATGGAAGCAACTGTGCGAAGTTGCTGATAGACTCAGGGAATAATCTCAAGTAAATGGATCTGTATACCATATTCCTTGATGGGgaacagaatatggcaaagatGTAAATGCCACTTAAATACAGAGTGAGTGCCTTAACTGTCATTGCCAAAGTGACAACCAAGCTCAGGTTGCTGTGCTCTGCTCCCCAAATCAACCCCAGAAAAATATAGAAGggaaaagacaaatatatatatatatatatgtatgtatatatgtgtatatatatgtgtgtatatatatatatatatgtgcatgtgtgtgtgtgtacacatcaACATCAAAACAGAGAAAGCCCTGGGGATGACTGAAGACTGTGCTCAACTAGTACTGTGTTGGGGTCCAGGGAGCAGCAGGGAAATCGAGGAGGTCTGTACCCTGCATAGATGGCAGATTACAGGATAGGTAGGAGAAAGTGTTTAACATTCCACCCCACATCATCGCACAACCTGAGGCAACACCACAAAATCTGGTGCCAGTAGCCCTGGGGTAATATCAGGACACCAGGAAATTTGAGTTGATTGAGACACTATGGCTCCAGAGTTCTGCTAACAACCACCTGAAACAAACTTAGTAGGAGAAGACCCGCCCTCCaaaaacttattattttaatggAATATAAAGAATGAACTAGGAATAGAATAGTAAGTATGTGTGAAACCCACATACTATGAGTagctattaataaaatatgtgtgcatatatatagtataaagtCTACAAATACAAATGAATATGTATCTAAAGATATATGCATATAAGtacaaataattatacatatatgatataaagatatatatgcatgtatatatacatataagcatAAATGTATATGATGTCTAAAACAGGtatgtatataaacaaaatgtacatataacatatataatgtacatatacaATGTAAAATGTATTACCATATGAATGaggattaaaatatgaaaatcactAATCTGGACTCTGATATGTCGGATACCTTCAAAACACATGGCTTCTCCAAATCTCTTGCTGCTACTCAGCCTCCTCCCTGTAAAAATACATCTTTTAGGACAAAAGGTTTGCAAAGTCTAGCTCTGGCTGGGGAGGAGCCCCCATGGGAAGGTGTGCATCTTCGCTCAGAGGTCCTACAATCACAGGTGCTGCAGCCCCCCAGGGAGCATCTAGCCTTGGACCTGCAGCCATTTTCTGCAACGCGTGCAGCTGAGCAAATGCTCAAAGGTGATATAAACAGATCATCTCCCACCCATCACTTCACCAAAGAGCAGGAGCCAGGAGGAGAACCGTCCTGCGTGGGGACTGAAGGTTCACCCTCCCCACATAGAGGGGCCACAGAATCCAGCTCAGCCCCTCCTGTTAGCCCTGGAAGACCCTGGCAATGTTGTCACCCCGACCACACCCCTCCCTTCACTGCCACCTCATGTGACTGGGGGTCAGAGACTTGGTCCCAGAGGAGCAGACCCAATCGGCAGAGGATGGGGATCCAGACCCAGGCATCAAGGTCAGGACCCCCTAAGGGATGACTGAGGGCCCctatccccatccccacccctacTCCGCCAGAACCCGGTTCAGCCCCTACTGTCGACCCAGGGAAGGCCCAGGCTTGGAGGCCGGATGTGACGTCACTGACGCGCGCTCTAGGGGGCAGAGAGAAGGGACACGCCTCCTTCTGAGGGGCGGCTTGATACCGGTGGAGGGAAGCGGGCCCAGGCTCTGTGAGGAGGCAAGGTGAGGTGCTGAGGGAAGACTGAGGACGTCCCCACCCCAGATAGAGGACTCGAAAGAACCAAGTGCCGTCCCTGCTCCCAGCCCTGGACCACCCGGGGGCGATCTGGGGCTGACTTGTGAGGTTGGACCGACTCCCTCCCTCCGCCGCTCAAGCTGCTGGGCACTCTGGAGTGAGAGCTTGGTGTGACCAGGGCAGGGCTGGTTAGGAGAGGGCAGGGCCCAGGCTCTGCCGGGCATCAAGGTCGGGACCCTGAGGGAGGGCTGggcacccccccaccccaccatgaCCTACGGCCCAGGTCCCCCAGCCCCATCCTCAGCCCCACTCTCCAACCCACCCCCAACTCCCCCGGGCCAGAATCTCGTTCCGCCCCTGCTGTCCACCCAGGGAAGCCCCAGGTGCCTGGATGTAAGACCGGTGACTTGCACTTTAGGGGTCAGAGAGTAGCGGGGGCCTCGCTCTGAGGGGTGGGTTGATATCCGCGGAGGGAAGCGGGCCCAGGCTCTGTGAGGAGGTAAGGCGAGACCCTCAAGGAGGACTCAAGACCCCCCCACCCCAGATACAGGACCCCAAATAATACGGCGCCGCCCCTGCGCCAGCCCTGGATCACCCCGCAGGGTCGGGCTTATCAAGCTGGGCCCAGGCTCTGACTGGAATCAAGGTCAGAACCCTGAGGGAGGGCCGAAGGCCTCCACACCCCTAACCCCGCCGCCACCACCGTGACCTACAGCCTCAGGTTCCCCACCTCCATCCTCACCGCCCCCCCGCCCACtccacaccccccacccccaagttTCCCGCGGCAGAATCCGGTTCGGCCCTTGCTGTCAACCCAGAGAAGCTCCAGGTGCCCGGATGTAAGGCCTCTGACTTGCGCACTGGGGGTCAGAGAGTAGCAAGGGCTTGGTTCTGAGTG
It includes:
- the LOC104659507 gene encoding heat shock transcription factor, X-linked — encoded protein: MTAKGRCWPHCTSKPSLSVALCEERNSRGQGHGLDRVPFPPQLHSETYLHPADPSPAWDDPVSTGSPNFRLLTEELAFQALAEEASFRRPRPDGDIPPQGEDNLLSLPFPQKLWRLVSSNQFSSIWWDEGGACIVINQKLFEKEILERDVAHKVFATDSIKSFFRQLNFYGFRKRRQRSFRTLTHVFPAQRPVSILNKLEFYCHPYFQRDSPHLLVRMKRRVGVKSAPGHQEEDKPEAAGSCLAPADTEQQDHTSPNENDQVTPQHQEPVGPNTQIRSVSALPAIPVMVPDPAMASDNTPVTQPAGEWSEGSQAHVTPVAAVPGPAAQPFFSVPRSPTQMNSYGPVVALPTASPSTLAMETTRLPAPGMLPFCHLWVPVTLVAAGAAQPVASVAMFPHALALHHHCPHSHRTSQYMPASDGPQAYPDYADQCT